The genome window CCAAGGCGGTCGCCAGACTCGGCCAGCAAGGCGCCTCTCGGGCCCTGGAAAACTTCCGACTCTTCGAGTTCAAGCGGCCGTACACCGACTGGGATCGTTGCTGGGCTCGCTGGTATCAGCGGGAGCCCGAGATGCGTGGCCGTCCGTCGCTGGACGTGCCCGACCCGCAGGCCACGGATTACGGCGAGATCGACTTGGCTCGGTCTGCCCTAGGGGGTTCGCGATGAGCAGCAACACGCCGCGGCACTTCGCCGACATCGTCACGCTGGACGACTTTCGGGCACGCCGCACGACCCCGACCCTGCAGCCCACCTTCGCGCCAAAGGGCCTGGTGACGCCCCAGGAGTCGGCGCGCATCGCGTTCCAGGAGGCCGGGATACCCGCCCGGTTCCACGAGCGCGTTGAGTGGCGGGAGTGGGGCAACGACCAGCAGCGTGAGCAGCAGCGGCGGGTGCTTGAGGTGATGCGCGAGTTCGCCGAGGACTTGCCGAAGATGCTGGACAGCGGGCAGTGCCTGCTGCTCACCGGCGGGACCGGAACCGGTAAGACACACCTCGCGTGCAGAATCGCGCGGCACTGCATCCTGCCGCATCGCCGGAGCGCGATGTACATCACGGCGATGGACGCCGTGCGCAGGTTCCGCGACTCGTGGAGCACCGACGAGAGCGAGGGCCAGGTGCTGCGCAAGTTCGTTGAGCGCGAGATGCTGGTGCTCGATGAGGTCGGCGTGCAGCGTGCCACAGACGACGAGCGATTGATGCTGTGCGAGATCATCGACGCCCGCTACCGGGAGCGCCGCTCGACCATCGTCGCCAGCAACTACCCGCTCGCCGACCTAGCAACCTACCTAACCGACCGAGGTGTGTCGCGCTTGCTGGAAAACGGCGCGTCGATTCCGTTTGCCTGGTCGGACTACCGGAGAAAGTGATGCCCCCCACCGCCGACAACTACCTCCCGCCTCTGCCCAAGGATTTTGACCCGAAGCTGCGCCGAGCGCTACGCCGTTCAGACATGCTCGGCGGCACAGGTTGCGAGGTGATCTACCAGGAAACCGGCTTACACCGCGACACCGTCAGCTACATCCGTAAGGTCTACGGCGCGCTCGGCGACATGCCGACCTTTGAGGCAATTGGCCGCTTCGAGCGTGGTCGACTGAAGCGCGTGAAGGAGCGACGCAAGGCGTTAGCCGATCGGCGCAAGGCAGAGCGAGAGGCCAAGGGCATCAGCTTGGCTGAGGAGCGCGAGGTACGTGAGGCCCTCAAGAGTCTGCGCGCTAAGAACGCCGAGAGCACCGCGGCGCTGACAAAGGCCGCGGCCGAGCGTGCGGGGTGGAACTGGCGTGCCGCGGTGGACGGCATGACGTTCCGGTCGCGGAATTGGCAGGTTCCGGCGTCGGCTAGGTTCGCGAGGTTCGCGGCGTGAGGCGCGCGGCCAAGGTAGATGATAACCAAGGCGACGTGGTCGAAGCGCTCCGCAAGTGCGGCTGCAGCGTGAGCAGCACGGCCGCAGTCGGTAACGGCTTCCCCGACATCGTCGTGGGCGTAGCGGGGCGTAACTACCTGCTTGAGATCAAGGACGGGTCGAAGATTCCGAGCAAACGCCAGCTGACGCGGGATGAAAAGAAATTCCGCGACGGGTGGTCGGGTCAAGTGGCGACGGTTAACTCGCCTGATGAGGCGTTACGTGTTGTGGGGTTGCTCTGATGGCTGAATACGATCCGGCGTACGCGGTGCTAATGGACTTCGAAGGCGACGGCATCGTCGACGACCCGCACGACCGCGGCGGGATGACGTTCTCCGGCATCACCCGGAAGAACCACGGCGACTGGTCCGGCTGGCGCAAGATCGACGAAATGCTGGACGCCGGTCAGCCGGTGACGCGGGCGGATTCGATGCTGGCCTACCTGGTGAAAGACTTCTACAGGCGATCGTACTGGGCAACCATGCAGCTTGAGCCGGTGGCCAGCCAACACCTAGTCACGCAACTACTGCTCTTCGCCGTTCACTCCGGCCAGGTGCGCGCCATCAAGGCCCTGCAGCGGCTGGTCGACGTGAAGGCGGACGGCATTGTGGGGCCGGTCACGCTGGCGGCGGTTAACGGCTTCGAGGATCAGCGCGGGCTCGCTCACCTGTACCGCGCTGACGTGCTCGACCATTACGCGCGCATCGTGCAGAACGACACCAGCCAAGCGAAGTGGCTGCGCGGGTGGGTCCGTCGGGGAATGGCGGCATGAAGCGCCTAGACATGCACAAGCCGATGATGCTGGCGCTCCAAGTGATCGCGCTGGCTGGCGCAATCGGCGCGCTGGTGTTCGTGGGTGTACTGGTCGATGCGATGTTTCGGCCGTGAGCGTGGACCCAACAGCAGCGGGCGAGCGCGCGATGCTCGCATGGGGGCGTACCCAACTCGACCCGAG of Pseudomonadota bacterium contains these proteins:
- a CDS encoding ATP-binding protein; its protein translation is MSSNTPRHFADIVTLDDFRARRTTPTLQPTFAPKGLVTPQESARIAFQEAGIPARFHERVEWREWGNDQQREQQRRVLEVMREFAEDLPKMLDSGQCLLLTGGTGTGKTHLACRIARHCILPHRRSAMYITAMDAVRRFRDSWSTDESEGQVLRKFVEREMLVLDEVGVQRATDDERLMLCEIIDARYRERRSTIVASNYPLADLATYLTDRGVSRLLENGASIPFAWSDYRRK
- a CDS encoding glycosyl hydrolase 108 family protein — its product is MAEYDPAYAVLMDFEGDGIVDDPHDRGGMTFSGITRKNHGDWSGWRKIDEMLDAGQPVTRADSMLAYLVKDFYRRSYWATMQLEPVASQHLVTQLLLFAVHSGQVRAIKALQRLVDVKADGIVGPVTLAAVNGFEDQRGLAHLYRADVLDHYARIVQNDTSQAKWLRGWVRRGMAA